One genomic window of Nicotiana sylvestris chromosome 10, ASM39365v2, whole genome shotgun sequence includes the following:
- the LOC104237765 gene encoding subtilisin-like protease SBT3 — translation MANCITLYFLFLTILLLALNPFTMAQSETYIIHMDLSAMPKAFSSHQNWYLTTLASVSDSSNLGTASNRNSFSSTKLVYAYTNAIHGFSASLSPSELEVVKNSPGYLTSTKDMTVKIDTTHTSQFLGLNSNSGAWPKSDYGKDVIVGLVDTGIWPESKSYNDNGMTEVPSRWKGECESGTQFNSSLCNKKLIGARYFNKGLIANNPNITISMNSARDTDGHGTHTSSTAAGSLVESVSYFGYAPGAATGMAPKAHVAMYKALWEEGTKLSDILAAIDQAIEDGVDIISLSLGIDGRALYDDPVAIATFAAMEKGIFVSTSAGNEGPDGQSLHNGTPWILTVAAGTVDREFIGTLTLGNGVSVTGLSLYPGNSSSSESSIVFLKTCLEEKELEKNALKIVVCYDTNGSISDQMYNVRNSNVFGGIFITNYTDLEFYLQSEFPAVFLNFQDGDKVLEYIKNSPSPKAKLEFQVTHLGAQPAPKVASYSSRGPSQSCPFILKPDLMAPGALILASWSQKSPATQINSGELFSNFNIISGTSMSCPHAAGVAALLKGAHPKWSPAAIRSAMMTTADAVDNTQMPIRDIGRNNNAASPLAMGAGHINPNKALEPGLIYDITSQDYNNLLCALDFTSQQIKSITRSSAYSCSNPSLDLNYPSFIGYFNYNSSKSDPKRIQEFQRTVTNVGEGMSVYTAKLTSMDEYKVSVAPDKLVFKEKYEKQSYKLRIEGPLLVDNYLVYGSLSWVETSGKYVVKSPIVATTITVDPL, via the coding sequence ATGGCCAATTGTATTACCTTGTATTTCTTGTTCCTTACTATCTTATTACTTGCTCTAAATCCATTTACTATGGCTCAGTCAGAAACTTATATCATCCATATGGACTTATCAGCCATGCCTAAAGCTTTCTCTAGCCATCAGAATTGGTACTTGACCACTCTTGCTTCTGTATCAGATAGTTCAAATCTTGGAACTGCAAGTAATAGAAATTCCTTTTCCTCAACAAAACTAGTATATGCTTACACTAATGCCATTCATGGTTTTAGTGCAAGTCTTTCTCCTTCTGAACTAGAAGTTGTCAAAAATTCTCCAGGCTATCTTACTTCAACTAAGGACATGACAGTTAAAATTGACACAACGCACACGTCTCAATTCCTTGGCCTAAATTCCAATTCTGGTGCATGGCCAAAGTCAGACTATGGCAAAGATGTTATAGTTGGCTTAGTTGACACAGGGATTTGGCCAGAGAGTAAAAGCTATAATGATAATGGGATGACTGAAGTTCCATCAAGATGGAAAGGAGAATGCGAAAGTGGCACTCAATTTAATTCCTCTTTATGCAACAAGAAACTCATTGGTGCGCGTTACTTCAACAAAGGCCTAATTGCCAATAATCCGAATATTACCATCTCGATGAATTCAGCTCGTGACACAGACGGGCATGGAACTCACACATCTTCTACAGCTGCAGGAAGTCTTGTAGAATCTGTATCTTATTTTGGTTATGCCCCTGGTGCTGCTACAGGGATGGCACCAAAGGCTCATGTAGCAATGTACAAGGCTTTGTGGGAGGAAGGTACAAAGTTATCTGATATTCTGGCTGCAATTGATCAGGCAATTGAGGATGGAGTGGATATAATATCCTTGTCATTAGGCATAGATGGTCGTGCGTTATATGATGATCCGGTAGCTATTGCCACATTCGCAGCAATGGAGAAAGGTATATTTGTTTCCACTTCAGCAGGGAATGAAGGGCCTGACGGTCAGAGTTTGCACAATGGAACACCTTGGATTCTCACTGTTGCTGCTGGCACAGTTGATCGCGAATTTATCGGGACACTAACTCTAGGTAATGGAGTTTCAGTTACTGGTTTATCTCTGTACCCTGGGAATTCCAGTTCAAGCGAAAGCTCCATCGTTTTTCTCAAGACGTGCCTAGAGGAGAAGGAACTGGAGAAAAATGCACTCAAAATCGTGGTCTGCTATGACACAAACGGATCAATAAGTGACCAAATGTACAATGTAAGAAACTCAAATGTTTTTGGTGGTATCTTCATAACAAATTACACTGACTTGGAATTCTACCTCCAAAGCGAATTCCCGGCTGTGTTTTTGAACTTTCAAGATGGTGATAAAGTTTTGGAGTACATAAAGAATAGTCCTTCACCCAAAGCAAAACTTGAATTTCAAGTGACACATCTTGGTGCTCAACCGGCACCAAAAGTTGCTAGCTATAGCTCAAGGGGACCATCACAAAGCTGCCCTTTTATCCTCAAACCTGACCTGATGGCTCCTGGAGCCTTAATATTAGCTTCATGGTCTCAAAAATCACCGGCAACTCAAATTAACTCGGGAGAGCTTTTCAGTAACTTCAACATCATATCGGGTACATCAATGTCATGCCCTCATGCAGCTGGTGTAGCAGCACTTCTGAAAGGAGCACACCCCAAATGGAGCCCTGCTGCCATCCGGTCGGCCATGATGACCACAGCCGACGCGGTGGACAACACGCAAATGCCCATCCGAGACATAGGTCGCAACAATAACGCTGCCAGTCCCCTAGCCATGGGAGCTGGCCATATCAATCCAAATAAGGCACTAGAGCCTGGACTTATCTATGACATTACATCACAGGACTATAACAATCTACTCTGTGCTCTAGATTTTACATCTCAACAGATAAAATCCATTACAAGGTCCTCTGCTTATTCCTGTTCCAACCCATCATTGGACTTAAACTATCCATCATTCATAGGCTATTTCAATTATAACAGCAGCAAGTCAGACCCTAAAAGGATACAAGAATTCCAGAGGACAGTGACTAATGTAGGAGAAGGTATGTCTGTATATACAGCCAAATTGACCTCAATGGATGAATATAAAGTTAGCGTTGCACCTGACAAGTTGGTTTTCAAAGAGAAGTATGAAAAGCAAAGCTACAAGCTAAGGATAGAAGGTCCATTGCTGGTTGATAATTATCTTGTTTATGGTTCTTTGAGCTGGGTGGAAACTAGCGGTAAATATGTCGTAAAAAGTCCCATTGTCGCAACTACCATAACAGTGGATCCTCTGTGA
- the LOC138879491 gene encoding protein FAR1-RELATED SEQUENCE 5-like, whose translation MKKKFGTDIGYHKAWRAIQKAVACIRGTLEENYRILPSYLHMMVDKNPGTYTSIKRYAQNRFAYMFFALAASVAGWSYYRPVIAVDATFLKLKYRGILFVAVSKDANSQIFPLSFGVADLENNEAYILFFEEMRKVTQVRRELVFLSDRNQSIANGIRKVFPEAHHGICLYHFEKNLKQRHAKATVINLFQSAARSYKREDFDQLMSQLKSIDKKTYNYIMEEPP comes from the exons atgaaaaagaaatttggaacTGACATTGGTTATCACAAGGCATGGCGTGCTATTCAAAAAGCTGTTGCTTGCATAAGGGGAACACTTGAAGAGAACTACCGGATTCTTCCTTCATACCTACACATGATGGTGGACAAAAACCCAGGAACGTACACAAGCATAAAAAGATATGCGCAGAACAG ATTTGCTTACATGTTCTTTGCTCTAGCAGCATCAGTAGCTGGTTGGTCCTACTATAGACCCGTTATTGCAGTAGATGCAACgtttttaaagttaaaatatCGTGGTATTCTATTTGTTGCTGTATCAAAAGATGCAAACAGTCAAATCTTTCCTCTATCTTTTGGTGTAGCAGATTTAGAAAACAATGAGGCATACATTTTGTTCTTCGAGGAAATGAGAAAAGTAACTCAAGTCCGTCGTGAACTGGTTTTCTTGTCAGATAGAAACCAATCGATCGCAAATGGGATTAGAAAAGTTTTTCCTGAAGCTCACCATGGTATCTGCCTCTATCActttgagaaaaatttaaagcaaagacatgcaaaagccacggtaataaatctttttcaaagtgcTGCAAGGTCATACAAACGTGAAGATTTTGATCAGTTAATGTCCCAACTCAAAAGTATTGACAAGAAAACATACAATTACATAATGGAAGAGCCTCCATAG